The following are encoded in a window of Carassius auratus strain Wakin chromosome 6, ASM336829v1, whole genome shotgun sequence genomic DNA:
- the LOC113088567 gene encoding TBC1 domain family member 24-like, which yields MGHFSRCNPIRPRARSLHSEDGKRNTGGTSITAKPPIKRPKGNSSKWASKNRIGNKGNLRGLPMMTISEVDNWEISSFPGMKYGQYVDWEKIAPEAATRYRKILSSDHYELKAMGRTGFWSMPHTLRAKTYQHIIHSIESTSTAADLDTYHGLVRKLFGELQPSTHPFPKFMEDGEIPRYCLNKAGLNSVKKILICIDHNFPDLVSLLLHFSEDEAHCFHSICSLVTYTDPKKRYIDRTFLTSRASCMTFGDLANKYCRGIRKLIASSRQNLFEFYSDWILWILADLPFRYAIRVLDVYLMEGYKVLYRVALALLSFYKVSVSSRVAHVDDFRQDMKSFVQNVGRHSTIDALLQRAFSIQLPTHKELTFLFNANKNALIHKNIHNKSSYQAMDFQAFRSSVVTEKEMRVVWAWIPERFALFSPVQLFSTNIHGRSLFSFYSRVEGHDPTVLLLKTEDEEICGAFLSSDWAQKNCDEKGFKFFGTRECFVFTLRPGMERFQRTVLQISGMSDKCDSSHQKQTLSISSLLSTHVERPIGASQNQRYESASFCTMSTFNIMAGNDETLFTGGDDGHVLHLQVDLTAGSSEHCDTFESPPLCRGCFKIQSLEVWGIQHPLSVPPLLSQ from the exons ATGGGTCATTTTAGCAGATGCAATCCTATCAGACCAAGAGCAAGATCACTACACAGTGAGGATGGGAAAAGAAACACTGGTGGGACAAGTATCACCGCAAAGCCTCCAATCAAAAGACCTAAAGGAAACTCAAGCAAATGGGCCAGCAAGAATCGTATAG GAAATAAAGGAAATTTAAGGGGTCTTCCCATGATGACCATTTCTGAGGTGGATAATTGGGAGATAAGCTCTTTTCCTGGGATGAAATACGGTCAGTATGTAGACTGGGAAAAGATTGCCCCAGAAGCTGCCACCCGCTATCGAAAGATCCTTTCAAGTGATCATTATGAGCTCAAAGCAATGGGCCGTACAGGATTCTGGTCCATGCCTCATACTCTCAGAGCCAAGACTTACCAGCACATCATCCACAGCATCGAGAGCACATCCACCGCCGCTGATCTGGACACTTACCACGGCTTAGTTAGGAAGCTTTTTGGAGAATTGCAACCAAGTACACACCCTTTCCCAAAGTTTATGGAGGATGGGGAAATTCCCAGATACTGCTTAAACAAAGCAGGTCTGAATTCAGTGAAAAAAATTCTCATTTGTATAGACCACAATTTTCCTGATCTGGTGTCTCTTCTCTTGCACTTCAGTGAGGATGAAGCCCATTGTTTCCACAGTATTTGTTCCCTGGTGACCTACACAGACCCTAAAAAGCGTTACATTGACCGGACGTTCCTCACTTCACGTGCCTCATGCATGACCTTTGGTGACCTTGCCAATAAATACTGCCGGGGAATCCGGAAGCTTATAGCCAGCTCTCGCCAGAACCTGTTTGAATTCTACTCTGACTGGATCCTGTGGATCTTGGCCGATCTGCCTTTCAGATATGCTATCAGAGTGCTAGATGTCTATCTAATGGAGGGTTACAAAGTTTTATACCGTGTAGCTCTTGCTCTACTCAGCTTTTACAAGGTTTCTGTGTCTTCAAGAGTGGCCCACGTCGATGACTTCAGACAGGACATGAAGAGTTTTGTGCAGAATGTGGGACGGCACAGTACTATTGACGCTCTGCTTCAGAGGGCTTTTAGTATACAGCTGCCCACACATAAAGAACTGACTTTTCTCTTCAATGCCAACAAGAACGCACTAATTCATAAGAACATCCACAATAAGAG ctcaTACCAAGCTATGGATTTCCAGGCCTTCAGATCCTCTGTAGTAACTGAAAAAGAGATGAGGGTGGTCTGGGCCTGGATTCCAGAGCGATTTGCTCTGTTCAGTCCTGTGCAGCTCTTCAGTACAAATATTCATGGCAGAAGTCTCTTCTC GTTTTATTCCAGAGTTGAGGGACATGATCCAACTGTTTTACTCTTGAAAACTGAAGATGAGGAG ATTTGTGGGGCTTTCTTGTCTTCTGACTGGGCCCAGAAGAATTGTGATGAAAAGGGATTTAAGTTCTTTGGCACAAGAGAGTGTTTTGTTTTCACT CTAAGACCAGGAATGGAACGGTTCCAGCGTACAGTGCTGCAGATCTCTGGGATGTCTGACAAATGTGATTCctctcatcagaaacaaactCTCTCCATTAGCTCTCTGCTAAGCACTCATGTGGAAAGACCCATTGGAGCCTCTCAGAACCAAAGATATGAGTCTGCATCATTCTGCACAATGTCAACCTTCAACATCATGGCAGGAAATGATGAGACACTTTTTactg GTGGTGATGATGGCCACGTGCTGCACCTGCAGGTAGATCTGACAGCTGGATCTTCTGAACACTGTGATACGTTTGAGAGTCCACCTCTCTGCAGGGGATGCTTCAAGATCCAGTCTCTAGAGGTGTGGGGTATCCAGCACCCTTTGTCTGTTCCACCACTGCTATCACAGTGA
- the cfap52 gene encoding cilia- and flagella-associated protein 52 yields MAEDAQEVPQIALEAVIGFNGHVFSGLKVHPDKEHIIYPLGCTVIIKSLRSGKQTFLHGHTNNVSCISVSKSGRYIASGQVTFMGFKADIIIWDYEKKEIYARLVLHKARVEDLSFSPNDKYLVSLGGQDDASIVVWNIGSKEAICGSPASAQSAGHCLTIEYTNLNDEIFVSAGNGTLRVWELDLTNRKIRPTECQTGQLKRIVKCLEIPNDDNYFYCGTSSGDILKVNLKTRLLNSCGPVKQKFSKGVNTLKVLKTGDLLVGSGDGVLSLCSGGNFKTIKSVQLEGGVTSVTLRGDGQQFYVGTEAAQIYSLGYIDFKPELIATNHNSAVKDVAFPFGTSELFATCSQNDIRVWHTDSSKELLRIMVPNITCNALGFMKDGRSIFSAWNDGKIRVFTPESGKLKLIIHNAHSMGVTAIAATNDCKRIVSGGGEGQVRVWEIFQDSYRLVEIMKEHKATVNCIKIKSNDKECVTASSDGACIIWDLVRFVRNQMVLSNTLFSVVCYHPEEFQIITSGTDRKIGYWEVYDGSAIRELEGSLSGAINGMHISEDGKYFVTGGDDKLLKLWHYSDGEVTHVGVGHSGSITNVRICPNSRCIVSTSADGAILRWRYPQTLNRE; encoded by the exons ATGGCAGAAGACGCGCAAGAAGTCCCCCAAATCGCATTAGAGGCTGTTATTGGTTTTAATG GTCATGTGTTTTCTGGACTCAAAGTACATCCAGACAAAGAACATATAATCTATCCTCTTGGCTGCACTGTTATTATTAAGAGTCTGAGAAGTGGGAAACAAACTTTCCTCCATGGCCACACGAACAACGTCTCTTGCATTTCTGTGTCCAAAAGTGGACGCTATATTGCTTCTGGACAGGTCACGTTCATGGGCTTTAAG GCTGATATTATTATCTGGGACTATGAGAAGAAGGAGATTTATGCCCGTCTTGTGCTTCATAAAGCTAGGGTTGAAGATCTCAGCTTCTCCCCAAATGATAAGTATCTGGTATCTTTGGGTGGACAGGATGATGCCAG CATTGTAGTGTGGAACATCGGGAGTAAAGAGGCTATATGTGGCAGTCCTGCTTCAGCACAGAGTGCTGGTCACTGCCTCACCATCGAGTACACCAACCTGAATGATGAAATCTTTGTCTCTGCTGGAAA tggAACTCTGCGTGTATGGGAGCTTGATTTGACCAACAGAAAGATCCGGCCCACAGAATGCCAGACGGGACAGCTCAAGAGAATTGTCAAATGCCTAGAG ATCCCAAACGATGATAATTATTTCTACTGTGGAACTTCAAGTGGGGATATTCTGAAAGTGAACCTGAAGACAAGGTTGCTCAACAGCTGTGGTCCTGTTAAACAAAAATTCAGCAAG GGAGTGAACACTCTTAAAGTCTTGAAGACTGGTGATCTTTTAGTCGGATCAGGAGATGGGGTGTTGTCTTTGTGCTCAGGAGGGAATTTCAAAACCATTAA GAGTGTTCAGTTAGAGGGAGGGGTGACATCAGTGACCCTGCGTGGAGACGGGCAGCAGTTCTACGTCGGGACAGAAGCTGCACAGATCTACAGTTTAGGCTACATTGACTTTAAACCAGAACTCATCGCAACTAATCATAACAGTGCTGTAAAGGACGTGGCCTTTCCATT TGGGACCTCAGAGCTGTTTGCCACCTGTTCACAGAATGATATACGAGTGTGGCATACTGACTCCTCCAAGGAGCTTCTGCGTATCATGGTGCCCAACATAACATGCAATGCTCTGGGCTTTATGAAGGATGGCAGGAGCATCTTCAGTG CTTGGAATGATGGGAAGATTCGTGTGTTCACCCCAGAGAGTGGGAAGCTGAAGCTGATAATTCATAATGCCCACAGTATGGGTGTGACTGCCATAGCAGCGACCAATGACTGCAAGAGGATTGTCAGCGGAGGGGGAGAAGGACAG GTTAGAGTCTGGGAGATATTCCAGGACTCATATCGTCTCGTCGAGATCATGAAGGAGCACAAAGCCACGGTCAACTGCATTAAGATCAAGAGTAACGACAAGGAGTGTGTGACAGCCAGCTCTGATGGAGCTTGCATCATCTGGGACCTGGT GAGGTTTGTGAGGAATCAAATGGTCTTGTCCAACACCCTGTTCAGTGTTGTATGTTACCACCCTGAAGAATTCCAGATCATCACCAGCGGCACTGACAGAAAG ATTGGCTACTGGGAGGTGTATGATGGTTCTGCAATCAGAGAACTCGAGGGCTCCTTGTCTGGTGCTATAAATGGCATGCATATTTCTGAGGACGGAAAATATTTTGTGACTG GGGGAGATGACAAATTACTGAAGCTCTGGCACTATTCTGATGGTGAAGTGACCCATGTTGGCGTCGGGCACAGTGGAAGCATCACAAATGTGAGGATCTGTCCCAACAGCAGATGCATTGTCAGCACCAGTGCTGATGGAGCTATCCTAAGGTGGAGATATCCACAAACCCTAAACCGTGAATAA